CTTGAATCTTGTCCTCTAATTAAAATCAAACCGGTAGCATCCTTTCTTTGATATATCTATTTTCGGAGCCTACGTCATGGCAACTTCCAGAGCCATGTCACGGACATTGGCCGCTGTCGCTCGGCCCGTCGCAGAGTCATCTTGCCGAGGAATTGAGCGATGGACTCGTTCAGTCAGTACCGTCCGATCACAACTTCTTGTCGGTTCTCATTCTACACGACCCCTTGCACAGCGACAGCGCAATATTCCAACAGCCATACCAAGCCTCGCCGGTGTCGGTAGCGGGATCCgaaccatcttcatccagaCGGAGAACACCCCGAACCCAGATGCCCTCAAGTTTCTACCGAATCATCGAGTTGTGCCCGAGGAATTCTCTACGCCTTTCATTGAGTATCTCAACCCCCGGGCAACCATTTCTCCGCCATATCCTTCTCCACTCGCTGCCAAGCTCATGAACATCGATGGAGTTACGTCAGTATTCTACGGCGCCGATTTCATTACTGTTACGAAGGCTGCAGATGCCAATTGGGCACACATTCGACCGGAAATTTTTGCCCTCATCACAGAAGCCATCACTGCAGGAGAGAAGATAGTCACTGTCTCCGAACGCAGGGATGGCGATgcggccgaggaggaggatagcCTTGCATACAACGAAGATGACAGTGAGGTTGTTGGTATGATCaaagagcttctcgagacACGAATTCGACCAGCTATCCAGGAGGATGGCGGCGACATTGATTTTCGaggttttgatgatgagggttATGTGCATCTCCGGTTACGAGGTGCTTGTCGTACGTGCGATTCTAGCACTGTCACCCTCAAGAATGGAATTGAGGGCATGTTGATGCATTATGTAAGTTCCCACTTATGACTTACGCCGTGCTGTCTGAGGCTAACGTAACTCATAGATTGAGGAGGTCAAAGGTGTTAAGCAAGTAATGgatcaagaggaggaaatTGCTTTGCAAGAGTTCGAAAAGTTCGAGGAAAAGCTCAGGCAGCAAAAGGGCACTGTCAGTTCGGCAGCATAGAATGGCTAAAACAAGGATTATCCTTATATGtatgatgatattggtgGCAATTTGATGATACCCACGGAATCTATCCCCTCGCCTATCTCACCGTTGTAAAGCGCTGGGGGAATGCCTCTGATCACGATTCGATGTTCGATCAAGACTTCTTGTGACTGGAAATGCGCACGCACGGCATATCGGCCCTGTGGCCTATTTTTGAGAGCGGAGTTGCTGTGCAGTATCGGATCTAGCTGAGGGCTAATCCCAACTGAAAATAGAGCATATAACCCCTTTGAACAAGCCAGGGATAGTCGTATCACGAGAATGCCGCTGCTACCGTGCTATGCCCATTACTGCAGGAGCTCTCGAGATGGACGACAGGATTTCCAGAAAAGATCGGATTAGTTGACGTTTCGTTCTTTGAAGCAAAAGGGTTGGTGGAAACAGATATCGGAGATCAGCCTAAAGCTGACGCTTTGGGAATACATTGCTGTGAGAGATATGGCACCTTCGCCGTGCCAGCAATATTTGGAGGCCGTACTGCGTTCGTGCGCTTTGACGAACACTGACTGGTTGGGTTGTTTTGTATACGATCCATATATTACAAGACGGCCACCTTTTGTTTATCGGGAGACTCGCGGTTGACAAGCGAACAGGGGTGCCGTGCCTGAATTGGACAGTGAGTATCTGGCTTTGACATACGTAGTGTGACGTTTCGAAGAGTCTATGAGAGCACCGGGATGTTCCAAAGGAATATCTGTAAGTCGTTGGGGTATTGGCGGGGGTTGAAATTGCCGTCAACGAGTCTTATACGCGGATGTGAACGCAGATGCCGGCGCATTGAGCTCACTACCTccttgcttgtctttgtaCGGTCAACGGTGCCTGGACATCAATTGACAGCAGCCTTCCAGGAACGACGggcttgagaagttggcaGCTGACTTTACGAGATTTCAGATGTTCTTATGACTTTGAAATGTCCAAAAAAAGATCCGCAAAGAGCTGTAGGGGACCCCAGCAGCGATAGACCATCCCCCACAAACATTGACTACCTGGTCCACCAAGACTTTGGGTCTTGGGTCTCTGAGAAGCACACGCTAGATGCTATGGATCCGAAGAAAAAGCGTCGCGAAATGCTTGAGGACACTGCAATTGGCCCGGTTGACGCGATCTGGAAGCTCTCGGGCAGGGTTTATTTTCGGCGTAACACTGATTAAAAGAGTAACGTTGGGTCAGATAATAAACTACTAGAATTGGATATTAATTTTGGACCCGCCGACAGCTCCAACTGCTGGATTAGCCGTACCAGTTAAGAGCCGCCCTAAATACCCTTGGCTCCGCCGGGAGAATGTCACAAGTCGATGTCGACGATTCTGCGTTCCAGCTGTGGATGGACATGGAGGGCCGGAGAGCCGCCGGCATCATTTTCATGATGCAGCACCTAACTAATAGCGAAAGAAAGCCCTGCAATAATGTGCCGGGAACCCTTGAGGATGACCATGCATGTAGGTATCTCGCTCCTCTGCTCTGGACTCCAAGTACATACAATCAAGCACAGTAACCGATAAGACATGGCCCGGATATCtatccagaagaagcttgtaAAGCGACCGGCAAAAAGCTGGAGAATGAATTCAACCGCGAATTGAACTTAGCTGAAGAGAAGCCACTCTGCACTAGAAGCCCGTTGCAGTGGGATGGCGTCTTGGGATTGTCGGATCCTGTTTCTGTGATTGGTGCGGGAGTCAAGATGCAGTGGGTGATACAGCCTCCACCGAGGCAAACCCCACAATCCCCTCATAGAGCGACGTGCGAGAGCTGTTGGCGTGTCCGGATCTCGAGGCCCTGCGTTATTGTTTCAACGTGGGGAATCAAATTTGCCTTGGTACCAGGCAACCAAACATATACCGGGCGATAGCAGTGCGCATGACCCCAAATTTTTCTCCGTGGGAGGAATGGGTATGATTTAAAAAGACCCTTTGCGCCTTGGTCTGGACGGGTTCGTTACCTCGACTTGTGTCTTCTTTAAGCCTTTCTTGAACTCACAGCACCGATATCAGACTCCAGTCGCACGAAGTAAAACACACACATCGCCCACCATGAGCCCTTCAGCAGTCGAAGGAAATGGGGTCGCAGACGTCAAGACGACTCTCAAGCCTAACATTGGCGTTTACACCAACCCCAACCATGATCTCTGGGTAACGGCTGCTGAACCCTCTGCTGAAGCCGTCAAGTCCGGCTCCGACTTGAAGCACGGCGAGGTCAGTGTTGCTATCCGCAGCACTGG
This genomic interval from Fusarium verticillioides 7600 chromosome 1, whole genome shotgun sequence contains the following:
- a CDS encoding Fe/S biogenesis protein NfuA; translation: MATSRAMSRTLAAVARPVAESSCRGIERWTRSVSTVRSQLLVGSHSTRPLAQRQRNIPTAIPSLAGVGSGIRTIFIQTENTPNPDALKFLPNHRVVPEEFSTPFIEYLNPRATISPPYPSPLAAKLMNIDGVTSVFYGADFITVTKAADANWAHIRPEIFALITEAITAGEKIVTVSERRDGDAAEEEDSLAYNEDDSEVVGMIKELLETRIRPAIQEDGGDIDFRGFDDEGYVHLRLRGACRTCDSSTVTLKNGIEGMLMHYIEEVKGVKQVMDQEEEIALQEFEKFEEKLRQQKGTVSSAA